In Treponema denticola, one genomic interval encodes:
- a CDS encoding ABC transporter ATP-binding protein: MFDLLKKIYTIAGKQSKRITTMFICDMLKSIFEGFTLGGLGYFLLTLSRAVFQAQPVTKSNIITVFCIMLIGIIGKIIFGYISDRNKNIASYTMGAENRLVIGDKLKNVHMGYFSESRLGDISGALTTVITDVETIDMMILEMMFAGSIQTVIMALFVFPFDMVTGCIIFVTLAVAIVFNNLFQKKTDAVTTKLTELKLQLRTDILEYVQGIGVVKAFGRTSEALKNVTESIKKSKTGFFAVEKTLTPSLLVFSLLLKLGTTAIIVSALYRYSIGTIDIEKTLMLIVASFVVFGGFEIAGTMQRMRGVAVQNLDTLFKVKNIQALPEGSLRPHGNDDITVKNITFGYGGKKNTEEKLFRNLDVYIPKNSVTALVGYSGSGKTSLCQLIARFWDVDAGEIKLGDTNIKDFAYDTFLSNFTFVFQDVYLFEDTIKNNIKFGKPDASDEEIIAAAKAAQCHDFIMELPDGYDTVLQEGGSNLSGGERQRISIARAMLKPSSIVILDEATSSVDPENEEKLMRALDELLKNKTAIIIAHRLSTIKNADQIFVMDKGNIVQHGKHSELMQQDGIYAHFVGMREKAASWQV, from the coding sequence ATGTTTGATTTATTGAAAAAGATATACACGATTGCGGGAAAGCAATCAAAGCGCATAACAACGATGTTTATCTGCGATATGCTTAAAAGCATATTCGAAGGATTCACTCTCGGCGGACTCGGATATTTTTTGCTGACGCTGAGCCGAGCAGTGTTTCAGGCACAGCCGGTTACAAAGAGCAATATCATTACGGTGTTCTGTATTATGCTTATCGGCATAATAGGAAAGATTATCTTTGGGTATATTTCCGACCGGAATAAAAATATCGCATCGTATACGATGGGAGCTGAAAATCGGCTCGTCATCGGAGATAAGCTGAAAAACGTGCACATGGGATATTTTTCCGAAAGCAGACTTGGAGATATTTCCGGCGCATTAACAACGGTTATCACAGATGTTGAAACAATCGACATGATGATTCTCGAAATGATGTTTGCAGGAAGCATTCAAACGGTTATCATGGCACTGTTCGTATTCCCCTTTGATATGGTAACAGGCTGCATCATTTTTGTTACCCTTGCAGTAGCGATTGTATTCAATAATCTGTTCCAAAAAAAGACGGATGCGGTAACGACAAAACTGACTGAGCTTAAGCTGCAGCTGCGTACCGATATTTTGGAGTATGTGCAAGGAATCGGCGTGGTAAAGGCGTTCGGCAGAACAAGCGAAGCACTCAAAAATGTGACAGAAAGTATTAAAAAAAGCAAGACAGGTTTCTTTGCCGTAGAAAAGACTCTGACACCTTCATTGCTGGTTTTTTCTTTGCTGCTAAAATTAGGAACAACCGCAATTATCGTGAGCGCCTTATACCGCTATTCGATTGGGACTATAGATATTGAAAAAACGCTGATGCTGATTGTCGCGAGCTTTGTGGTATTCGGCGGTTTTGAAATAGCCGGTACAATGCAGAGAATGCGCGGTGTTGCGGTGCAGAATTTGGATACGCTCTTTAAGGTTAAAAATATTCAAGCCTTACCGGAAGGTTCGCTCCGGCCCCATGGAAATGACGATATTACCGTCAAGAATATCACCTTCGGATACGGCGGAAAAAAGAACACTGAGGAAAAGCTCTTCCGCAACTTGGATGTGTATATTCCGAAAAACAGTGTAACCGCATTGGTCGGCTATTCAGGTTCGGGGAAGACAAGCCTTTGCCAGCTGATTGCCCGTTTTTGGGATGTTGATGCAGGTGAAATAAAGCTCGGCGATACCAATATAAAAGATTTTGCATACGATACATTTTTATCAAACTTTACTTTTGTATTTCAGGATGTGTACCTATTTGAAGACACGATAAAGAACAACATCAAATTCGGAAAACCGGATGCAAGCGATGAAGAAATTATCGCTGCGGCAAAAGCAGCGCAATGTCACGATTTTATTATGGAACTGCCGGACGGTTACGATACCGTGCTGCAGGAAGGCGGAAGCAATCTTTCAGGCGGAGAGCGCCAGCGTATTTCCATTGCGAGGGCAATGCTCAAGCCTAGCTCCATTGTTATCCTCGATGAAGCAACTTCAAGTGTAGACCCCGAAAACGAAGAGAAATTGATGAGAGCCCTCGATGAGCTTTTAAAAAACAAAACTGCAATCATCATTGCACATAGGCTTTCAACTATTAAAAACGCAGATCAAATATTTGTCAT